One stretch of Riemerella columbina DNA includes these proteins:
- the metK gene encoding methionine adenosyltransferase, whose translation MPYLFTSESVSEGHPDKVADQISDALIDHFLAYDANSKVACETLVTTGQVILAGEVKSSAYLDVQTIAREVINGIGYTKGEYMFNGDSCGVLSAIHEQSPEINQGVDRALNSDDFETRANAQGAGDQGIMFGYATNETDNYMPLALDLAHSILQELSKIRREGKEIAYLRPDAKSQVTIEYSDDHKPIRVDSIVISTQHDDFDEDEAMLKKIRQDLIEILMPKVIASQKPEIQKLFNEDIKYHINPTGKFVIGGPHGDTGLTGRKIIVDTYGGKGAHGGGAFSGKDPSKVDRSAAYATRHIAKNLVAAGVADEVLVQVSYAIGVAEPCGLYITTNGTAKVNLTDGEIAEKVSQLFDLRPYAIEQNLKLRNPIYQETAAYGHMGRTPYKADKTFNRGLDNELTIKDLEFFTWEKLDRVEDIKQAFGLA comes from the coding sequence ATGCCTTACTTATTCACTTCAGAATCCGTTTCAGAAGGACATCCAGACAAAGTTGCAGACCAGATTTCAGATGCACTCATAGACCATTTTCTCGCATACGATGCCAACTCCAAAGTCGCTTGCGAAACCTTAGTGACCACAGGACAAGTGATCTTAGCTGGCGAGGTAAAATCCTCCGCCTATTTAGATGTGCAAACCATTGCCAGAGAGGTCATCAACGGCATTGGCTATACCAAAGGAGAATATATGTTCAATGGGGATTCCTGCGGCGTTCTCTCTGCCATCCACGAGCAATCGCCAGAGATTAACCAAGGGGTAGACCGTGCTTTGAACTCTGATGACTTTGAAACACGCGCCAACGCTCAAGGTGCTGGTGACCAAGGTATTATGTTCGGCTATGCGACCAACGAAACCGATAATTATATGCCCCTTGCCTTAGATTTAGCCCACAGCATTTTGCAAGAACTATCTAAAATCAGGAGAGAAGGGAAGGAGATCGCCTACCTAAGACCCGATGCTAAGAGCCAAGTGACCATAGAATATTCCGATGACCACAAACCGATTAGAGTAGACAGCATCGTGATTTCTACTCAACACGATGATTTTGATGAAGATGAAGCAATGCTCAAAAAAATCAGACAAGATTTAATTGAAATTCTGATGCCGAAAGTCATTGCCAGCCAAAAACCAGAAATCCAAAAACTCTTTAACGAAGATATTAAATACCACATCAACCCAACGGGAAAATTTGTTATTGGCGGTCCACACGGCGATACAGGGCTTACTGGTAGAAAAATCATCGTGGATACTTATGGTGGCAAAGGCGCTCACGGTGGCGGTGCATTTTCAGGAAAAGATCCATCAAAAGTGGACAGAAGTGCCGCTTATGCTACAAGGCACATTGCTAAAAATTTAGTGGCGGCAGGCGTGGCAGACGAGGTTTTAGTCCAAGTGTCTTATGCTATTGGCGTGGCAGAGCCTTGTGGGCTTTACATCACCACCAATGGCACGGCAAAAGTCAACTTAACCGATGGCGAAATTGCAGAAAAAGTAAGCCAACTCTTTGATTTAAGACCTTATGCGATAGAGCAAAACCTTAAACTCCGAAATCCTATTTACCAAGAAACTGCCGCTTACGGGCATATGGGTAGAACGCCTTACAAAGCCGATAAAACCTTTAATCGTGGTTTGGATAATGAGCTTACTATAAAGGATTTAGAATTTTTCACTTGGGAGAAATTAGACCGTGTGGAAGACATTAAACAAGCGTTTGGACTCGCTTAA
- a CDS encoding hydrogen peroxide-inducible genes activator: MNIQQLEYLIAVDKHKHFGKAAQACFITQPTLSAMIQKLEEELDLKIFDRSQHPIRTTDAGKEILKYAYKIMEEVNEMKITANELNHMVAGKITLGIIPTLAPFILPYEIFDFLEQHSNIEMEVKEMSTDNIIKALKNGEIDAGIIATPYQKADEFFQDNLFNEELMVYSTLESKETQDDQFILPQDLDLEKVWLLEEGNCLSTQFENICNLKENHLKPQNLNFKASSISTLLQMVDKLGGITLLPELATKHIPEEKKDRISRFRKPVPYREISLIYYKPTYKQKILDELKQSLHQSIKQNLGYYQTPEDYINIKPE; this comes from the coding sequence ATGAATATACAGCAATTGGAATACCTCATCGCCGTAGATAAGCACAAACATTTTGGCAAGGCTGCCCAAGCTTGTTTTATCACACAGCCTACCCTAAGTGCTATGATACAAAAGCTGGAAGAAGAATTAGACCTCAAAATTTTTGACCGCTCTCAGCACCCAATCCGCACCACTGATGCAGGCAAGGAAATCCTAAAATACGCTTATAAAATAATGGAGGAGGTGAATGAGATGAAAATCACCGCGAACGAGCTTAACCATATGGTGGCAGGGAAAATCACGCTGGGCATCATCCCAACCCTTGCGCCTTTTATCTTACCGTACGAAATTTTTGACTTCTTAGAGCAACACAGCAATATAGAAATGGAGGTGAAGGAAATGAGCACGGATAACATCATCAAAGCTTTAAAAAATGGAGAAATAGATGCCGGCATCATTGCGACGCCTTACCAAAAAGCGGATGAATTTTTTCAAGATAACCTCTTCAATGAGGAACTGATGGTCTACTCTACCCTTGAAAGCAAGGAGACTCAAGATGATCAATTTATCCTCCCACAAGATTTGGATTTGGAGAAAGTTTGGCTTTTAGAAGAAGGCAACTGCCTAAGCACCCAGTTTGAAAATATTTGTAATCTCAAAGAAAATCATTTAAAACCTCAAAATCTTAATTTCAAGGCTTCCAGCATCAGCACTTTGCTCCAGATGGTGGACAAATTGGGCGGCATTACTCTATTGCCAGAGCTCGCTACCAAGCACATTCCCGAAGAAAAGAAAGATAGAATTTCTCGATTTAGAAAACCCGTTCCGTACCGAGAAATTAGCCTTATCTACTATAAACCAACCTATAAGCAAAAAATCCTTGATGAGCTCAAACAAAGCCTTCATCAATCCATCAAACAAAATCTTGGCTACTACCAAACGCCAGAAGACTACATCAATATAAAACCAGAATAA
- a CDS encoding superoxide dismutase — translation MSFELPKLGFAYDALEPNIDAKTMEIHYTKHHQAYVDNLNKAIASTDLENKTIEEICKTASDIPAVRNNGGGHYNHSLFWEILTPGGSQEPVGNVKAEIEKLGGFEKFKNDFSEAAKTRFGSGWAWLCKKEDGSLEICSSANQDNPLMPGVGCGGTPILGLDVWEHAYYLHYQNRRPNYVSSFFNVINWDKVEEKYNK, via the coding sequence ATGTCATTTGAATTACCAAAATTAGGCTTCGCTTATGATGCGTTAGAGCCGAACATAGATGCCAAAACAATGGAAATACACTACACCAAGCACCACCAAGCTTATGTAGACAACCTTAACAAAGCCATTGCTAGCACAGATTTAGAAAACAAAACAATAGAGGAAATTTGCAAAACAGCAAGTGATATTCCAGCGGTAAGAAACAACGGCGGTGGACACTACAACCACAGCTTGTTTTGGGAAATTTTAACCCCAGGTGGAAGCCAAGAGCCTGTAGGCAATGTAAAAGCTGAAATTGAGAAATTAGGTGGCTTTGAGAAATTCAAAAACGACTTCTCAGAAGCGGCTAAAACAAGATTCGGTTCTGGTTGGGCTTGGCTTTGCAAAAAAGAAGATGGTTCGTTAGAAATCTGTTCTTCTGCCAACCAAGATAATCCGCTAATGCCTGGTGTAGGCTGCGGAGGAACGCCAATCCTTGGCTTAGATGTTTGGGAGCACGCATATTATCTTCACTACCAAAACAGAAGACCTAACTATGTTTCTTCGTTTTTCAATGTGATTAACTGGGATAAAGTAGAAGAAAAATACAACAAATAA
- a CDS encoding endonuclease: MKKAISLLALSMFVVGFAQKGKLKRMAAIGFYNVENLWDTIPSADYIDGTLPLNSPNFHRSIPVDSVKLLPHEPYKGEWSDEKLIGKKVVRYQGSNTEFTPLSSKNYNTKVYQQKLTNAAKVISELGASITKTAPVIVGLLEVENRQVVEDLVNQPALKRFDYGVVHYNSYDYRGIDAAMIYQKKRFSPSYITKKELKIYNEAGRREYSRDLLIVSGLLDGEKVAIFVNHWPSRRGGEAVSLPKRNAAAQLLRTQMDSVRALDPNTKIFAMGDFNDDPISTSIRDYVKAVGKPNDLNAEHPYLNLMYPLYKKGVASLAYRDAPNLFDQIIVSENLVKNTDPKSYKVYRTEVYAPPYLINKEGSFKGYPFRSWDGDKFTGGYSDHFPVYTVIAKEVE, encoded by the coding sequence ATGAAAAAAGCAATATCACTTTTAGCCTTAAGTATGTTTGTGGTGGGCTTCGCTCAGAAAGGGAAATTGAAGAGAATGGCAGCCATAGGATTTTATAATGTGGAAAACCTCTGGGATACCATACCCTCGGCGGATTATATAGATGGCACACTGCCGCTCAACAGCCCGAATTTCCATCGAAGCATTCCCGTAGATTCCGTAAAACTTTTGCCCCACGAACCTTATAAAGGCGAATGGTCAGATGAGAAATTGATCGGCAAAAAAGTAGTGCGCTACCAAGGTTCTAATACCGAATTTACGCCGTTGAGTAGCAAAAATTATAATACTAAAGTCTACCAACAAAAATTAACCAATGCTGCCAAAGTCATTTCAGAACTGGGGGCATCGATTACCAAAACAGCGCCTGTGATTGTAGGACTTTTGGAGGTAGAAAATAGACAAGTGGTGGAAGATCTGGTGAACCAACCAGCGTTAAAAAGATTTGATTACGGCGTGGTACACTACAATTCCTACGATTATAGAGGGATAGATGCTGCTATGATTTACCAGAAAAAGCGCTTTAGCCCAAGTTATATCACCAAAAAAGAACTCAAAATCTATAATGAAGCGGGGCGCAGAGAATACTCCAGAGATTTGCTCATCGTTTCAGGGCTTTTAGATGGCGAAAAAGTAGCCATATTCGTGAACCACTGGCCATCACGAAGAGGTGGCGAGGCGGTATCTCTCCCAAAAAGAAATGCTGCAGCGCAACTTTTAAGAACGCAGATGGATAGCGTGAGAGCTTTGGACCCAAATACTAAAATCTTTGCGATGGGCGATTTTAACGATGATCCCATCAGCACCAGTATCCGTGATTATGTGAAGGCGGTGGGCAAACCTAACGACCTCAATGCCGAGCATCCTTATCTTAATTTAATGTATCCGCTGTATAAAAAAGGCGTAGCATCATTAGCGTATAGAGATGCACCGAACTTATTTGACCAGATTATCGTCTCAGAAAATTTGGTGAAAAATACCGATCCTAAATCTTATAAAGTTTATAGAACGGAAGTTTATGCACCGCCTTACCTTATCAACAAAGAGGGCAGTTTTAAAGGTTATCCGTTCCGCTCTTGGGATGGCGATAAGTTTACAGGGGGCTATAGCGACCACTTTCCTGTTTATACTGTGATAGCCAAAGAGGTTGAATAA
- a CDS encoding catalase has product MSDKKLTNSAGSPYYEHENSQTVGARGPVLLQDFMLQENLAHFVRERIPERIVHAKGTGAYGTFTVTHDITQYTKAQLFSKVGNTCKMFARFSTVGGEKGSADTERDPRGFALKFYTEDGNWDLVGNNTPVFFIKDAKKFPDFIHTQKRHPKTNLKSHTMMWDFWSLNPESLHQVLILMSDRGTPYGYRHMNGYGSHTFSMINDKNERVWVKFHLKTKQGIKNFTDAEATTMKGENPDFAQEDLVKAIEAGNFPKWTMFIQVMTEEQAKEFRWNPFDVTKVWPHAEYPLIEVGEMELNEVPRNYFAEVEQSIFSPSHLVNGISFSPDKMLQGRLFSYPDAHRYRVGVNAHQLKVNRCPFAVHNYQRDGAMADASDYEDAPNYYPNSFDDIKPDPAYQGFEYDIDSNRVGFFDRNENDDDHFTQPGLLYSKAMNDEDRARLVSNIVGHMSKIEGPKREEIINRQLCHFFRANLDLGMKVASGLGVNIDFNKMQHNG; this is encoded by the coding sequence ATGTCTGATAAAAAATTAACTAATAGCGCTGGTAGCCCTTATTACGAACACGAAAACTCTCAAACTGTAGGGGCGAGAGGTCCTGTTTTGCTTCAAGATTTTATGTTGCAAGAGAACTTGGCACACTTCGTAAGAGAGCGGATTCCAGAGCGTATTGTACACGCCAAAGGCACAGGGGCGTATGGTACTTTTACCGTAACACACGATATTACACAGTACACCAAAGCCCAATTATTCTCAAAAGTAGGCAACACCTGCAAAATGTTTGCGCGTTTTTCTACCGTGGGCGGCGAGAAAGGAAGTGCCGATACAGAGCGCGATCCAAGAGGTTTCGCCTTAAAATTCTATACCGAAGACGGCAATTGGGATTTGGTGGGGAACAATACGCCAGTATTCTTTATTAAAGATGCTAAGAAATTCCCAGATTTTATCCATACCCAAAAAAGGCATCCTAAAACCAACCTGAAAAGCCATACGATGATGTGGGATTTTTGGTCGCTTAATCCAGAATCTCTCCATCAGGTTTTAATTTTGATGTCTGATCGAGGAACGCCTTACGGTTACCGCCATATGAATGGTTACGGCTCTCATACTTTCTCAATGATTAACGATAAAAATGAGCGCGTTTGGGTGAAATTTCACCTTAAAACCAAGCAAGGTATCAAAAATTTTACCGATGCAGAAGCCACCACGATGAAAGGCGAAAATCCAGATTTTGCACAAGAAGATTTGGTGAAAGCGATAGAGGCGGGCAATTTCCCAAAATGGACTATGTTTATCCAAGTGATGACCGAAGAGCAAGCCAAAGAGTTCCGCTGGAATCCGTTTGATGTTACCAAAGTATGGCCACACGCTGAATATCCACTGATAGAAGTGGGCGAAATGGAGCTCAATGAAGTGCCAAGAAATTACTTCGCCGAAGTGGAACAATCTATTTTCTCACCGAGCCATTTGGTGAACGGCATCAGTTTCTCTCCTGATAAAATGCTCCAAGGCAGATTATTTTCTTATCCAGATGCCCACCGCTATAGAGTTGGCGTGAATGCCCACCAGCTCAAAGTTAACCGCTGTCCTTTTGCGGTTCATAATTACCAGAGAGACGGCGCTATGGCAGATGCTTCGGATTATGAAGATGCGCCAAACTACTACCCTAATAGCTTTGATGATATTAAGCCAGACCCAGCCTATCAAGGGTTTGAGTACGATATAGACAGTAATCGTGTAGGCTTTTTTGACCGCAATGAAAACGATGATGACCACTTTACACAGCCAGGATTGCTCTACTCCAAAGCGATGAATGATGAGGATAGAGCCCGTTTGGTGAGCAATATCGTGGGGCATATGAGCAAAATAGAAGGTCCAAAGCGAGAGGAAATTATCAACCGCCAATTGTGTCACTTCTTCCGTGCTAATTTAGATTTAGGGATGAAGGTTGCCTCTGGCTTAGGCGTTAATATTGATTTTAACAAAATGCAACACAACGGCTAA